The sequence AACGGTGTTGCCGGTGCGCTGGAAGAGGACGCCCGCCTCACGGCGCTCTTCCTCTGGACCCTGCAGTCCTCCAACGGCCCTCAGACCAGCCCTCTCCCAGAGGGCGAAGGTGACGATAACGAACCCGAAGAAGATGATGAACAAGACGCGGGGCGGGACGCCCCTTCCACCAAGCCCAAGGGCTTTTTGCTGGTCTTTGACGTGGTCCGCCGCTTTGCCCAGCCTTTGGGCATCGACCTGCCCAAGTGGGAGGGCCGCATCATCGAAACGGAAAAGGGCGTGGTGCGGCTGCTGGCCGTGTCTGAACGCGCCAAGCAACTGTTCGGCGAAAAAGGCGTGGACGAGATTGAGGAGCGCCAATTCACGACGAGCGACACCAATGCCACTGGGTGGTTCCCGGGATTTGAGCCTGAGGAATACAGGCCGCGTGCGGGAGGCCGGCGAATTCGTATCAGTGAGGAGGCCGCGACGCACGCAGGCGTCACAACGTTAGACAGGGTGCATGCGGCAATGCTGCTGCAAGCCAGCGGTCGCACCAACGCGCTGCGCGCCCTGCTGAAGGCCGAGCAAGAGCG comes from candidate division KSB1 bacterium and encodes:
- a CDS encoding DUF1156 domain-containing protein, producing NGVAGALEEDARLTALFLWTLQSSNGPQTSPLPEGEGDDNEPEEDDEQDAGRDAPSTKPKGFLLVFDVVRRFAQPLGIDLPKWEGRIIETEKGVVRLLAVSERAKQLFGEKGVDEIEERQFTTSDTNATGWFPGFEPEEYRPRAGGRRIRISEEAATHAGVTTLDRVHAAMLLQASGRTNALRALLKAEQERGPEFLRLANALSALYPSGCEEKRLLDAMLLAVPR